ATATTGGTGATACGCGCATCCCTGTAAAGTCTGGACAAATCATAATCTTCCGTATACCCAGCGCCACCAAATACCTGCAAGGCGTCATAAACCAAATCATTGCACATTTCGGAATTATAGTATTTGGAAATAGGTGTGAGAGTGTTTGCCACTTTCTCCCAGAGTTTTGCATCTTTCGCTTTGGTGCTCGCAGGATCCAGGTCTTTTAGATCTTCCGTCCAATAGTATTTATCAACGGAATAGGCAGCCTCTACCATAAGACAACGCATCCCTGCAATCTCCCTCTCCATTCGATCCAACATTCTTTTGACTGCAGGGATCGTAATGATCGGTTTATGAAATTGGATACGTTCTTCTGCGTACTTTTTCGCCTCTTCGTATGCGGTCGTGGCGATTCCCGTACCTTGGGAAGAGACACTGAGCCTTGCACCGTTTAACATTCCCATAACGTACTTTACAAGTCCGAAACCTTCTTTTCCTACCAGATAACCTTTGCTATTTTCAAAGACTACTTCGCATGTTGCGGAAGCTTTGATACCTAGTTTTTTTTCGATGCCCGAGACTTCGTAGTCTTTATTTTCCACTATAAAAAAGGAAAGGCCGCGCGCTCCGCTTTCTTGTGTCCCCGTTCTCGCAAGAGTCAGAGTCATGCCTGGTTCTCCATTTAATCCGCAAGCCATCGTTTGAAACCGCTTAGTACCTGTTAGAAACCAATCGTCTCCTTTTTTTACGGCCTTTGTCGTAATGTTGGGAAGGTCGGATCCGAAATCCGGTTCCGAAAGCCCCATAGTTACGGTATAATGATTCGATATCAGTTTCGGAATCCATTCTTCTTTCATTTCTTCCGAAGCACATCTTTCCAGAATACTGGCAAGTCCCATGCTTCCTACTGCGATCGTGATCGAACTATCGGAACGGTACATAAGTTCGGCAATCATCGCCTTAACTATATTAGGAACTCCTAATCCGCCGTATTTGCGTTTGAACCCTGCCGGACCGAGTCCTGCTTCATGGTATTTATGTATAACGTCCACCATTGCTTGCGGATGAGTCACTACTCCATTGGCATACTTCAAACCTTCATGATCCACATCTTGCGCTACTTGGGAAACATATTCGCCTGAAATTTCACCGCAGGAATTTAAAATCTCTTCGTAATAGGCAACCGCTTCTTCTACGTTAGTTGGTGCCATTTCCAAACGATGATTTTTCGTTTTTTCGTATTCTTTTGCGTCTGC
The nucleotide sequence above comes from Leptospira kobayashii. Encoded proteins:
- a CDS encoding acyl-CoA dehydrogenase family protein; amino-acid sequence: MIKGNYFQTNEDFKEHFHDLVDWDEIVNIYEHGFADAKEYEKTKNHRLEMAPTNVEEAVAYYEEILNSCGEISGEYVSQVAQDVDHEGLKYANGVVTHPQAMVDVIHKYHEAGLGPAGFKRKYGGLGVPNIVKAMIAELMYRSDSSITIAVGSMGLASILERCASEEMKEEWIPKLISNHYTVTMGLSEPDFGSDLPNITTKAVKKGDDWFLTGTKRFQTMACGLNGEPGMTLTLARTGTQESGARGLSFFIVENKDYEVSGIEKKLGIKASATCEVVFENSKGYLVGKEGFGLVKYVMGMLNGARLSVSSQGTGIATTAYEEAKKYAEERIQFHKPIITIPAVKRMLDRMEREIAGMRCLMVEAAYSVDKYYWTEDLKDLDPASTKAKDAKLWEKVANTLTPISKYYNSEMCNDLVYDALQVFGGAGYTEDYDLSRLYRDARITNIYDGTTQIQVNAAIGGITSGMSQTGIFRQYLDQRSEGLSFEKNLSETRKVFEEIVESWKKITDTTLREKFAFEVVESSARLVVGILMERAKAKSKSRKDLRKTWCQGFHADSLAIVTGNLIRIQNAI